ACTTAGCTGATATCGCATCATCATTTGGGTTTGACTTTCAATTAAGCGGCCATAGTCACGGAGGTCAGGTACAAATTCCTTTCTTAGGTGCGTTAGTGAAACCACCGTTCGGGGAAAAATATTATGACGGATTTTATGAGATTAATCATGATCAGCCCCTTACTCTTTATGTCAATCGAGGATTAGGGACAACGAGACTCCCCTTTCGTTTTTTATCCCGCCCTGAAATCACAATGTTCACACTTGAAAGTGATTAAACATGAGCAATGGTTAGCCAGAAGCTTAACCATTGCTCTATTTTACTGGAAGTCCCCTGCCGGTTTTAACTGATTAATGTCCCAATCCAAAAAAAGATTATACTCAAAATGACTGTTCCTGCTGCATAGATAAAAAAGCAGAGTTTACTTCTCCTCCACAACATAAAAGCATCTGCACTATACGTTGAAAACGTTGTATAGGAACCAATGAGCCCCGTACCAATAATCAATAGAAATAATGGACTAGATGAATCAATAGCTTGACTGCAAAAGCCAAGCAGGAAAGAGCCAGTGATATTAACAAAGCATGTCCCCCAGAATCTGTTTGACCGCTTTCGCCATAAATGAATCACCCAATCTCTTATGACAGCACCTATAAACCCTCCTAAAAAAATGAGCAATAAAAGACTAGGAGACATAAGGACTGCTCCTTTTTCGCTTTTTTACCAGTCGGGCTGCTTTCTCTCCTGCTACAGCACCGGTTACTCCTAATCCGACAGATAACAAAATATAGAGACAAGCCACCCAAATATTTAAATTGAAAAGAACAGCTACTTCACTTGAAAAGGTAGACATGGTCGTAAATCCCCCGCAAAATCCAGTTACCAATAGGCCTTTAAGCAATTCCCGCTCAAGCCATAAATAAGTAAACAAAGTAATCAAAAAAGAACCACTGACATTAATCAGCAAAGTGGAATAGGGAAATACTGTTGAAGGATCTAGGAATATAAATCGTGTTAATGCTCCCACTCCACCGCCAAAGCCGACCACTATTGTTCGAACCAATTATAATATCCTCCTTTTGGGACGATAGCCCGTATTAATTTGGGACAGGCGCGACTTACCCCTTACTCCATACACTAAAGTAAGATTCTGACTTGAAAGAGAGGAGGTAGAATACATGCATTCTGTCTACAGTTATATGTATCCGCAGCTTAGTTATAATCCATTAACCCGAGGACAGCATGACACCCGTTTTTTTCCATTTTTCCCTTTTGTTTTAGGAGGGCTTGCCGGTTTGGCCGTTGCTCCATTTTTTTATCGTCCCTATTATCCGCCGTATCCTTATCCGCCATATCCTGCTCCTTACCCGGCGTATGGTCCTTACTACGGAGGTGTAGGAGGCTATCCCGTTCAGGAAACGATCAATATCTATTCTTAACGATCAATGATTATCCAAAAAGGAATCTATATAGGGTCCATCACCATTCACTGTTTTAAAAATGGGATGGCCTCTATTTATTATAAACTTAAGAAGGCAAATCTGCCTTTGCATTAAACAGGAATCTCTGTATAATAAAATTAGACTATATAATTATGATAGATAAAGACATGTTCAACTAGAAGAAAGGAGAATAAACGCTTGCAAAGGTCTACTGAGTCGAAACCGTTCACATTAACCCCTAATACGATTGCGAAGGCTATTTTTACTGTGAACCGACACGCTAAAACAGCTACTAATAATAAATATTTATACAAATTAAAACAAGAAGCCTTAGTCAAATTAATAAAAGAAGGAAAAGCTCAGAAAATTGGCCTGCATTTTTCAAATAATCCTAAATACAGCAGGCAGCAATCGGATGTCCTCGTTGAATGCAATGAATTTACTTTTCATATTCCTCCATCCAAAGAAGACTTTCAGACTTTACCTCATTTAGGTGAGTTAAATTCCTCTATAAGAAATCCTAAAGTTCATATGTCATTAAATACGGCTAAAAAGGTTCTCCAATCCTATACCGGCATTAAGGAAAACACAGCTGCAGCATCTCATAAAGCATCGAAAGGCTATCAAAAGCCTGTTTTTAAAAGACTAGGTGAGTCATATGGTCCTGTTTGGCGAAAAAAATAAACCGGAATGGACTTTATGTCTTTTCCGGTTTTGTTTTCCTTATCTAATACCCCTGTCAGATTGTATCACATTTAAAATTTCTTCCAAATCTAAAATATACAATAGTCCCTGATCTGTCTCGATTTCATATTGCATGTAAGAAGCTTGCGATATTCTAAAATCTTCCTTATTTACAATTTTAATTTCAGTTACCTCATCGACGTGAATAACGAAATGGTAATTGAGACATTGCAGGACGATCATTTTTTCTTGTTTTGCGTTAAAATGAGAGGTTTCGTCTATAACCTCCTCAAGATTTAAAACATTTAGCACGTCTCCCCGAACGGCGGCCATCCCTTTTATAAATGGATGTGCCAAAGGAATCGATGTAACGGGTGTACTATGAATTATTTCTTGAACGGCGTCAATTGTAACACCTAATATTTTTTTCCCGACTTTAAATTCAACAATTTCTATTGTTTTAACAGCATCACTTGTCAAAATCGATTGTGCCATTCTTTTCTTTCCTCCCCATTTATTACCTTTACTATATCACGAAATAGGAAGGATCTCATAGGGTTATTCACTATTTTGCGTTACATTAAAATAAAATTTGTCTTTATTTTTTTTATGCTTTAATTGAGTTTCTTTATTCATTTTTTGCTGTTTCCCCATCTCGCCATCAGATTCGTAACTCAGTTTAAAACTTTCTTCTTTTTCTTTGACCATATTTAAAAAAACAACTCCTTTTTATTAATCTATCATTTCCTTTTATAAAAGAATTATCCATGTTTTTAAATAGAGAATGTGTAAGTCTTATTTATAAAAAATATCTAAGGGATTAACCAAAACAATGACAACGCTGCTGAAATTAAGTAAAATGAATTAACAATAGATCCATATGGAAGGATGTTCATCATTGGAATCACTGTTAAATGAGAATGTAAAGAACATACAAATATCTGGAATCCGAAAGTTTTTTAATCTGGTGGCTGAATATGATCATGTCGTTTCGTTAACGATTGGGGTACCTGATTTTCCTACCCCTGATCATGTAAAAGAGGCAGCCATCCGTGCGATTCAGGAAAATATAACAACGTACACTCATAATGCAGGCCGAATAGATGTAAGAAAAGCAGCTTGTCACTTTGTTAAAGAGAAATATAAGCTTCAATATAATGAAAACGAAGTTATTGTTACAGTAGGTGCAAGTGAAGCAATTGATATAGCCTTGCGTACGATTTTAAGTAAAGGGGATGAGGTCATTTTACCAGGGCCTGTATATCCTGGCTATGAACCGCTGATCCAATTAAGCGGCGGTATCCCTATTTATGCAGACGTAAGGCAAAATGGCTTTAAACTTACAGCGGATATAGTTGAAAAATACATAACAGAACAAACAAAATGTATTATCCTGCCTTACCCTTCCAATCCAACAGGTGTTAGCTTGGAAGCGGATGAATTAACAGCAATTGCCTCATTAGTTAAAGAAAAAAATATTTTTGTAATTGCTGACGAGATTTACAGCGAGTTAACTTATGGACGCACCCATGTATCGATTGCACAATTTCTAAAAGAACAAACAATTCTTATCAACGGACTGTCTAAATCACACGCCATGACTGGCTGGAGAATTGGCCTTTTGTTTGGTCCGGAAAAAGTTGTCCAGAATATGTTAAAAGTCCATCAATATAATGTAAGCTGTGCAACCTCAATCTCCCAAATGGCAGCTCTCGAGGCTTTAACAAATGGGATAAACGATGCTCTGCCTATGAGAGAAGAATATCAGAATAGAAGAGACTATTGTTATCAGGAGTTAACGAAGATGGGGATTGATGTCGTATTGCCTGACGGAGCATTTTATTTTTTTGTTCCGATCCCTACAGGGGAGCCTTCATTCCAATTTGCGACTAACCTGCTTCGTGAACAACGAATTGCCGTTGTACCCGGTGATGCCTTTTCTTCCTTAGGCGAAGGCTATTTCCGAATGTCATACTCCTGTTCCATGCAACAGCTTGAAAAAGGTTTAAATGGTATTCGTGCCTATCTCGCTGGCTTTGGGAATAATTAAATTTCAAATTTAAAGGGAGCAGGTTTCTGTGCTCCCTTTTTTTATGACAATTCCCCATTTCTGCGTTCAGCTTCTCTTATCTTTTTAGCTTTTTCCCTGTGCAGCTTATTTGCCTCTGCACTGCCCATTTCCTTGCCAAATTCAGTATCACTGACAGCTGCATTAAATCCCTGTTTATTTTTTTGCCCTGGATCGTCTTTTTTATTTCGTTTGGCCATTTGCAAATCCCTCCTAACAACTAGTTTGCGGAGAGAATATTACGTTATACCTGCCAAAAAAGTGGTTCTTATTATTCACTCCAATATTTATATAAGGCTTGTGTGCCTTTGTCACTGTAGCCCTTTTGCGCTAACGACTGGTACATATCGCGCGCTAAAGATAGTCCTGGCAAGGCCAGTTCCATTCGTTTCGCTTCCTCAAGTGCAATTCCCATATCCTTAATAAAGTGTTTAATATAAAAACCCGGTTCAAAATTATTGGCTAATATTCTTGGCGCGAGATTTGATAATGACCAGCTTCCCGCTGCTCCACCAGATATACTTTTTAAGACTTGCTCAGGGTTTAGTCCTGCCTTTTGACCGTACACTATTGCTTCACACACCCCTATCATATTCGTGGCAATTGCAATTTGGTTGCACATTTTTGTATGCTGCCCGCTGCCTGCTTCCCCTTGATACACAATATTTTGTCCCATGGTTTGTAAGACTGGTAAGGCCTCGTCAAAAGCAGCTTTATCTCCGCCTGCCATGATAGAAAGGGTTCCTTCTTTTGCCCCAATATCCCCGCCAGTAACCGGCGCATCTAATGAGGTATGGTCAGAATCTTTGGCTGCTTGATAAATCCGCTCGGCAAGTTCTGGCTTTGATGTAGTCATATCAATAAAAATGGTTCCTGGTTGGGCATACCGAATCAGACCTTCTTCACCGAGGTAAACTTCTTCTACGTCATGCGGATATCCCACCATAGTGATTATAAGCTGACTTTGGTTCGCAACCTCCTTAGGAGAAGTACACCAGGCAGCTCCTTTTTCAATTAATGCTTCCGCTTTATTTTTTGATCTTGTATAAATAAATAGTTCCCCGTATTTGTTTAGCAAGCGCTTAGCCATACTTTGGCCCATAACTCCTAAACCAATAAATCCAATCCTTCTCATGGAATCCCTCTTTTCATAATTTTTCTGGTGATTTAATAAAAATTTTGCGAAAATATGATAAGACAACTTTATCTTATCATATCAGCCAGCCTGATCATTAGTTATGGAGGTGTTTTTTGATGGCATATAGGAAAGAACTTTTCGTATGGAATGGCAGCGAAAATAAAAAAGCTGTAATTAGAACATACGAGAAAAAGGATTTTGAAGGATTAATCGATGTACAGAGAGAGGCCTTTCCGCCACCTTTTCCTTCTGAGCTTTGGTGGGATCACGATCAATTGCATAACCATATTCATTTATTCCCTGATGGTGCACTTTGCGTAGAAATAGACGGCATTATTGTAGGTTCGATGACTGGACTTCTTACGGATTTTGATCCAAATGAACCTGATCATACGTGGTCTGAGGCAACAGATAATGGATATATTGCAAATCATAATCCAAACGGAAAAACACTGTATGTAGTTGATATATGTGTTCGCCCTTCCTACCGTAAATTTGGACTCGGGAAATGGCTCATGCATGCAATGTATGAAACGGTAATTCAATTAAATCTGGAACGTTTACTTGGGGGAGGTCGTCTTCCTTATTTTCACCGGTATGCTGATGCATTAACGATTGAAGAATATGTTGAAAAGGTGGTAGCAGGAGAAGTTTTCGATCCCGTCATATCCTTTTTGCTTCGGTGCGGAAGGATGCCGATTCATATCGTTAAAAACTATCTCGAAGACGAAGAGTCCCATAACTATGGATTATTAATGGAGTGGAAGAATCCATTTTATTCAGACCAAAGATAATAATAATCAACGCCAGCCGTACTGGAATTATCAGTTTTTTACGGACATCAGTTCCGCTATTTGTGTAAAAAAGGGCGATTTCTGAAGTTATAGGACATTGGTTCCGTTATTTTGCTAAATCACACAGATTTTTTGCTGATTTTCCTTAAATAACGGATTGTATGTCCTTTAGTAACATCAGAACCGGGGTTTTTGAGGAAATAACGGATCGTATGTCCGCTTTTATCATTCGTGGAGCAGCTACAGCTTTCTATCTGACATGAGGTTCCGTTATTATTGTGTCAAAACTGACGATTCCTGACATTATAGTGTGTCGGTCCGTTTTTTTGCATAAATTTGTTACTTTCCTAATGAAAAACAAAAGCCGGCTAAACAGCCGGCTTTTCAAAAAGGGGGGAATGAGAAAATATAAGCAACTTTATCCTTGTGTTTATTATTCTATCCCCCATTTGTTACAAAGGAAACCTTATTCCGATTACATTTTGATTACAAACTGATAACTCGCTCGATTTCTTGTTTTACCTCTTCATACGAGGACATTTGGATAACTTTATCAGCTAATTGCTTCATATCATCGACCGATAGTTTTTTGATTAGTGACCGCGCCTTCAGTATCGAAGTAGCACTCATAGAAAATTCATCTAATCCTAAACCAAGTAAGATGAGAATAGCCTTTTCGTCTCCAGCCATTTCGCCGCACATGCCTGCCCATTTACCATTTCCGTGAGCTGCATCAATCACCATTTTAATCAATCTAAGAATAGACGGATTGTACGGCTGATAGAGGTAGGATACTCTCTCATTCATTCGGTCTGCGGCCATTGTATACTGTATTAAATCATTAGTGCCAATGCTAAAGAAATCCACTTCTTTGGCAAACTGGTCAGCTAAGACTGCAGTGGATGGAATCTCAACCATAATACCCATTTCTATGTTGTCGGCTACTTCAATTCCCTCTTGGACCAGCTTCAATCTTTCATCTTCTAAGATGGACTTGGCTTGACGGAATTCATCAATCGTTGCAATCATTGGAAACATGATTTTCAAGTTCCCGTATGGGCTTGCTTTTAAGAGAGCCCTAAGCTGAGTCCGGAATATATCTTGCTCCTCTAAACAGAGCCGAATCGCTCTATAGCCAAGAAATGGGTTCATTTCTTTCGGGAGATTTAAATAAGGCAGCTCCTTATCCCCGCCAATATCTAAAGTCCGGACAACAACTGGCTTACCTTCCATTCCTTCTAAAACGGTCTTGTAAGCTTCGAATTGTTCATCCTCACTAGGAAGTTCATCCCGGCCCATATAGAGAAACTCAGTCCGATATAAACCGATTCCTTCTGCCCCATTCGCATGAGCACCTTTTAAATCTGCTGGCGTTCCAATATTCGCAGCCAGTTCGACATGATGCCCGTCTGCAGTCACGGTTTTCTCGTTAACGAGCTTGGCCCACTCTTGCTTTTGCTTATCATATGCTTCTTGATCGCGTTTATATTTTTCAATAACCTCAGGAGTCGGGTCTATGTAGACTTCTCCATTTAAACCATCAACAATGACAATGGTTCCATTCTCTACGGTTTTGGAAATTTCCTTCGTTCCGACAACAGCAGGAATTTCTAAGGAACGGGCCATAATCGCAGAGTGTGAGGTACGCCCGCCTATATCAGTAGCAAAGCCTTTTACAAATTGCTTATTTAACTGCGCCGTATCTGAAGGAGTTAAGTCTTCCGCAATCACAATTACTTCTTCTGCAATTAAACTTGGGGTAGGCAGGTTCACTCCAAGTAAGTGCGCCAGAATCCTTTTTGTTACATCTTTAATGTCACTGGCCCGCTCCCTCATATATTCATTTTCCATTTGTTCAAACATGGCAACAAACATAGAGGAAACTTCTTTTAGTGCAAATTCGGCATTAACCATTTCCGCCTCAATCTTTTCTCTTACTGGCCCCAGAAATTCCGGGTCATTGGCAACTAAAAGATGAGCTTCAAAAATAGCAGCTTTATCTGCACCTAATTTTTCAAGCGTATTGTTTTTAAGCGTTTCAAGCTCAGCGGTCGATTGCTCAATAGAACGTTGAAAACGTTCAATTTCTTCATGGGTGTCTTGGATGGTTTTCTTGGTAATATCCAAATTTGGTTCTACTAATCTGTATGCTTTCGCAATCGCAATACCGCTAGATGCTGCAATTCCTTTTAAAATATTTGGCATTATTCAGCTAGTCCCTCTTTTTTAAGAGTATCTTCAAGCGAATTAATCGCCTCTTGCTCGTCGTTTCCTTCAGCACTAATTGTGATGGCTGCACCTTTACCTAC
This window of the Bacillus oleivorans genome carries:
- a CDS encoding aminotransferase A, which produces MESLLNENVKNIQISGIRKFFNLVAEYDHVVSLTIGVPDFPTPDHVKEAAIRAIQENITTYTHNAGRIDVRKAACHFVKEKYKLQYNENEVIVTVGASEAIDIALRTILSKGDEVILPGPVYPGYEPLIQLSGGIPIYADVRQNGFKLTADIVEKYITEQTKCIILPYPSNPTGVSLEADELTAIASLVKEKNIFVIADEIYSELTYGRTHVSIAQFLKEQTILINGLSKSHAMTGWRIGLLFGPEKVVQNMLKVHQYNVSCATSISQMAALEALTNGINDALPMREEYQNRRDYCYQELTKMGIDVVLPDGAFYFFVPIPTGEPSFQFATNLLREQRIAVVPGDAFSSLGEGYFRMSYSCSMQQLEKGLNGIRAYLAGFGNN
- the ptsP gene encoding phosphoenolpyruvate--protein phosphotransferase, which gives rise to MPNILKGIAASSGIAIAKAYRLVEPNLDITKKTIQDTHEEIERFQRSIEQSTAELETLKNNTLEKLGADKAAIFEAHLLVANDPEFLGPVREKIEAEMVNAEFALKEVSSMFVAMFEQMENEYMRERASDIKDVTKRILAHLLGVNLPTPSLIAEEVIVIAEDLTPSDTAQLNKQFVKGFATDIGGRTSHSAIMARSLEIPAVVGTKEISKTVENGTIVIVDGLNGEVYIDPTPEVIEKYKRDQEAYDKQKQEWAKLVNEKTVTADGHHVELAANIGTPADLKGAHANGAEGIGLYRTEFLYMGRDELPSEDEQFEAYKTVLEGMEGKPVVVRTLDIGGDKELPYLNLPKEMNPFLGYRAIRLCLEEQDIFRTQLRALLKASPYGNLKIMFPMIATIDEFRQAKSILEDERLKLVQEGIEVADNIEMGIMVEIPSTAVLADQFAKEVDFFSIGTNDLIQYTMAADRMNERVSYLYQPYNPSILRLIKMVIDAAHGNGKWAGMCGEMAGDEKAILILLGLGLDEFSMSATSILKARSLIKKLSVDDMKQLADKVIQMSSYEEVKQEIERVISL
- a CDS encoding fluoride efflux transporter FluC is translated as MSPSLLLLIFLGGFIGAVIRDWVIHLWRKRSNRFWGTCFVNITGSFLLGFCSQAIDSSSPLFLLIIGTGLIGSYTTFSTYSADAFMLWRRSKLCFFIYAAGTVILSIIFFWIGTLIS
- a CDS encoding YkyB family protein: MQRSTESKPFTLTPNTIAKAIFTVNRHAKTATNNKYLYKLKQEALVKLIKEGKAQKIGLHFSNNPKYSRQQSDVLVECNEFTFHIPPSKEDFQTLPHLGELNSSIRNPKVHMSLNTAKKVLQSYTGIKENTAAASHKASKGYQKPVFKRLGESYGPVWRKK
- a CDS encoding chemotaxis protein CheW gives rise to the protein MAQSILTSDAVKTIEIVEFKVGKKILGVTIDAVQEIIHSTPVTSIPLAHPFIKGMAAVRGDVLNVLNLEEVIDETSHFNAKQEKMIVLQCLNYHFVIHVDEVTEIKIVNKEDFRISQASYMQYEIETDQGLLYILDLEEILNVIQSDRGIR
- a CDS encoding fluoride efflux transporter FluC, which encodes MVRTIVVGFGGGVGALTRFIFLDPSTVFPYSTLLINVSGSFLITLFTYLWLERELLKGLLVTGFCGGFTTMSTFSSEVAVLFNLNIWVACLYILLSVGLGVTGAVAGEKAARLVKKRKRSSPYVS
- a CDS encoding GNAT family N-acetyltransferase, giving the protein MAYRKELFVWNGSENKKAVIRTYEKKDFEGLIDVQREAFPPPFPSELWWDHDQLHNHIHLFPDGALCVEIDGIIVGSMTGLLTDFDPNEPDHTWSEATDNGYIANHNPNGKTLYVVDICVRPSYRKFGLGKWLMHAMYETVIQLNLERLLGGGRLPYFHRYADALTIEEYVEKVVAGEVFDPVISFLLRCGRMPIHIVKNYLEDEESHNYGLLMEWKNPFYSDQR
- a CDS encoding NAD(P)-dependent oxidoreductase, whose translation is MRRIGFIGLGVMGQSMAKRLLNKYGELFIYTRSKNKAEALIEKGAAWCTSPKEVANQSQLIITMVGYPHDVEEVYLGEEGLIRYAQPGTIFIDMTTSKPELAERIYQAAKDSDHTSLDAPVTGGDIGAKEGTLSIMAGGDKAAFDEALPVLQTMGQNIVYQGEAGSGQHTKMCNQIAIATNMIGVCEAIVYGQKAGLNPEQVLKSISGGAAGSWSLSNLAPRILANNFEPGFYIKHFIKDMGIALEEAKRMELALPGLSLARDMYQSLAQKGYSDKGTQALYKYWSE